The Mytilus galloprovincialis chromosome 2, xbMytGall1.hap1.1, whole genome shotgun sequence genome has a window encoding:
- the LOC143064573 gene encoding cyclin-dependent kinase 9-like: MQREDHNIHYPFCQDSSKYEKLCKIGQGTFGEVFKARDRNTKRLVAMKKILMENEKEGFPITALREIKILQLLKHDNVLNLVEICRSKATPYNRYKSTFYMISDFCEHDLAGLLSNTNVKFNLGEIKKIVQQLLNGLYFLHSNKILHRDMKAANILITKNGVLKLADFGLARSFSLSNKGNPNRYTNRVVTLWYRPPELLLGERDYGPGIDTWGVGCIMAEMWTRTPIMQGRTEQHQLQLISQLCGSITKEVWPNVEKLPLWGKIDLISGQRRKVKDRLNYYVKDQYALEMLDRLLTIDPAKRIDADTALNHDFFWTDPMPIDLSTTLSKHTTSMFEYLAPRRPGTRQPAPNAPGKPAAHNPDQHFERVF; this comes from the exons ATGCAAAGGGAAGATCACAATATTCATTATCCTTTCTGTCAGGACTCTAGCAAATATGAAAAGTTGTGCAAAATTGGACAGGGAACTTTCGG GGAAGTGTTCAAAGCCAGAGATAGGAACACAAAGAGACTTGTTGCTATGAAAAAGATACTCATGGAAAATGAAAAGGAAGGG TTTCCAATTACGGCTTTGAGGGAGATCAAGATATTGCAGTTGCTTAAACATGACAATGTGTTGAATCTAGTAGAGATTTGTAGATCAAAAG CGACCCCATACAACAGATATAAAAGTACATTCTATATGATCTCAGACTTTTGTGAACACGATCTGGCTGGATTACTCTCAAACACAAATGTCAAATTTAATTTAggcgaaattaaaaaaattgttcaacAGTTGCTGAATGGACTTTATTTCTTGCACAGTAATAAAATTCTTCATCGAGACATGAAAGCTGCCAATATTCTAATAACCAAAAATGGTGTACTAAAGTTAGCTGACTTTGGACTTGCTCGATCTTTCAGTTTAAGTAATAAAGGGAATCCAAATAGATATACTAATCGTGTTGTCACATTATGGTATAGACCACCAGAACTATTATTGGGAGAACGTGATTATGGTCCAGGAATTGATACGTGGGGAGTTGGATGCATCATGGCAGAGATGTGGACCCGTACTCCAATCATGCAAGGCAGAACAGAACAGCATCAGTTACAACTAATCAGTCAACTTTGTGGATCAATCACAAAGGAGGTGTGGCCAAACGTTGAAAAACTCCCTCTCTGGGGGAAAATAGATCTGATATCTGGCCAGAGGAGGAAAGTTAAAGACAGATTGAATTATTATGTTAAAGACCAGTATGCTTTGGAGATGCTTGACAGACTGCTGACAATAGACCCAGCAAAAAGAATAGATGCTGATACTGCACTGAACCATGACTTTTTCTGGACTGACCCAATGCCAATTGATTTGAGCACTACCTTATCAAAACACACAACTTCAATGTTTGAATATTTAGCACCAAGAAGACCAGGTACCCGCCAGCCTGCTCCAAATGCACCCGGTAAACCAGCAGCACACAATCCAGACCAACATTTTGAACgggttttctaa